From a single Pseudalkalibacillus hwajinpoensis genomic region:
- a CDS encoding R2-like ligand-binding oxidase — protein MRNEMITTSERGLQEDSLPFRLYQKAKKFGGWDPREIDFTQDVKDWQFLTGDQQEEILRLISQFQAGEEAVTLDLLPLIMVIAKEGRIEEEMYLTTFLFEEAKHTEFFRVFLNEIGQTGDLSRFHSDTYRTIFYSILPEAMGKLQHDHSPEALAEASTVYNMFVEGVLAETGYFSFYESLEKAEIMPGLMKGIGLLKRDESRHIGYGTFLLQRLIAERPPLFDLVQEKMNQLAPLAQKLTQEGMGGNTHNAFGNTLDATMAFSMKQLSVRMDILARAKGKNVTEINRTSEADVGVM, from the coding sequence ATGCGGAACGAAATGATAACAACAAGTGAACGGGGACTTCAGGAGGATTCTCTTCCATTTCGACTCTACCAAAAAGCCAAAAAATTTGGCGGTTGGGATCCGAGAGAGATTGATTTTACTCAGGATGTGAAAGATTGGCAGTTTCTAACTGGAGATCAGCAGGAGGAGATCCTGAGACTGATTTCGCAATTCCAGGCTGGCGAAGAAGCCGTCACGCTTGATCTTCTCCCTTTAATCATGGTGATTGCAAAAGAAGGAAGAATCGAAGAAGAGATGTACTTAACAACTTTTCTTTTCGAAGAGGCCAAACATACCGAGTTTTTCAGGGTTTTCTTGAATGAAATTGGCCAAACAGGTGATCTATCACGCTTCCATTCTGACACGTATCGCACCATTTTCTATTCTATTTTACCGGAGGCTATGGGCAAGCTGCAGCATGATCATTCGCCGGAAGCACTTGCTGAAGCTTCCACCGTCTACAATATGTTTGTTGAGGGTGTACTTGCTGAAACAGGCTATTTTTCTTTCTATGAATCATTGGAGAAGGCTGAGATTATGCCCGGCTTAATGAAAGGGATAGGGCTGTTAAAAAGAGATGAATCCCGTCACATCGGCTATGGCACATTTTTGCTACAGCGTTTAATCGCAGAACGCCCTCCCCTGTTTGATCTTGTTCAAGAAAAAATGAATCAGCTCGCTCCTCTCGCTCAAAAGCTTACACAGGAAGGGATGGGTGGAAATACGCATAATGCCTTCGGGAATACGCTAGATGCAACGATGGCCTTTTCCATGAAGCAGCTATCTGTACGCATGGATATTCTTGCACGTGCAAAAGGAAAGAACGTAACCGAGATTAACCGAACATCTGAAGCTGATGTCGGCGTTATGTAA